The Ischnura elegans chromosome 1, ioIscEleg1.1, whole genome shotgun sequence genome contains a region encoding:
- the LOC124167367 gene encoding neuronal calcium sensor 2 isoform X1 has translation MGCFGSKDKLSKEDMDFLKEHTRYDEATIKEWYKGFKQDCPNGRLTPAKFVDMYKMFFPSGNAEEFCDHVFRTFDMDQNGYIDFKEFLLAIDVTSSGTPEEKLKWAFRMYDVDGNGVIDIQEMTKIVQAIYDMLGACSSNRPADSAEERAKNIFAKMDENNDGQLTQEEFLKGCLQDEELSKMLAP, from the exons ATGGGATGTTTCGGCAGCAAAGACAAACTGTCCAAAGAGGACATGGACTTCCTCAAGGAGCACACTCGATACGACGAAGCCACCATCAAAGAGTGGTATAAAGGCTTTAAG CAAGATTGTCCGAATGGTAGATTGACCCCAGCCAAGTTTGTGGATATGTATAAAATGTTCTTCCCAAGTGGTAATGCAGAAGAATTCTGTGACCATGTCTTCCGGACATTTGACATGGATCAAAATGGATACATAGACTTTAAG gAATTTTTACTAGCAATTGATGTTACTTCATCGGGAACCCCAGAAGAGAAGCTAAAATGGGCCTTCCGAATGTATGATGTGGATGGCAATGGAGTCATTGATATTCAAGAAATGACAAAAATTGTCCAg GCAATCTACGACATGCTGGGTGCTTGCTCATCAAATCGCCCAGCAGACTCAGCCGAGGAGCGTGCAAAGAACATCTTTGCCAAAATGGACGAAAACAACGATGGCCAGCTAACTCAGGAGGAATTCCTGAAAGGTTGCCTGCAGGACGAAGAATTATCAAAGATGCTCGCTCCTTAA